A stretch of Hypomesus transpacificus isolate Combined female chromosome 7, fHypTra1, whole genome shotgun sequence DNA encodes these proteins:
- the znf367 gene encoding zinc finger protein 367 produces the protein MAENKQPQVIFCNDSPKRVLVSVIKTTPMKPRKSESLIPTSPGFSDFMVYPWKWGENAHNVTLSPGSVNGADSPTGTNTASEAELAALPDALKDGSRRGRPRAETVRELINEGETSSSRIRCNICHRVFPREKSLQAHKRTHTGERPYLCDYPECGKAFVQSGQLKTHQRLHTGEKPFICSEKGCGSRFTHANRHCPKHPYSRLRRQEPSDGTGRAPAADNKAVAEWLARYWQTREQRTPAPARGKPQSAGSVEDQEQKDPLDFLQSDEENGEEEPAEDEKTSGGGAARRRLQEQRERLHGALALIELANNLSP, from the exons ATGGCTGAGAACAAGCAACCGCAGGTTATTTTTTGCAACGATTCTCCTAAAAGAGTTTTGGTGTCTGTCATTAAAACCACTCCGATGAAACCGAGAAAGAGCGAGTCGCTAATTCCGACCAGCCCCGGGTTCAGTGACTTCATGGTGTACCCGTGGAAGTGGGGAGAGAATGCACACAACGTGACCCTCAGCCCCGGATCCGTGAACGGGGCAGACTCACCGACTGGAACCAACACCGCGAGCGAGGCTGAACTGGCGGCTTTGCCGGATGCCTTGAAG GACGGGAGCCGGCGAGGGCGCCCGCGGGCTGAGACGGTCAGGGAGCTCATCAACGAGGGAGAGACGTCGTCCAGCCGCATCCGCTGCAACATCTGTCACCGAGTGTTCCCCAGGGAGAAGAGTTTACAGGCCCACAAGAGAACTCAcacag GAGAGAGGCCCTACTTGTGTGACTACCCAGAGTGTGGGAAGGCCTTCGTCCAGAGCGGCCAGCTGAAGACCCACCAGAGGCTGCACACGGGAGAGAAGCCCTTCATCTGCTCCGAGAAGG gctgcGGAAGCCGCTTCACCCACGCCAACCGCCACTGTCCCAAGCACCCGTACTCCCGGCTGCGCAGACAGGAGCCCAGCGACGGCACCGGCAGGGCTCCAGCCGCTGACAACAAGGCTGTGGCCGAATGGCTGgctag GTACTGGCAGACGAGAGAGCAGCGCACCCCTGCCCCAGCCAGGGGGAAACCCCAGAGCGCGGGCAGCGTGGAGGACCAGGAGCAGAAGGACCCCCTGGACTTCCTGCAGTCTGACGAGGAGAACGGCGAGGAGGAGCCAGCGGAGGACGAGAAGACCAGTGGGGGCGGGGCCGCAAGGCGCCGTCTCCAAGAGCAACGGGAGCGTCTCCATGGCGCCCTGGCGCTCATTGAGCTGGCCAACAATCTGTCTCCTTAA
- the LOC124469460 gene encoding vasopressin-neurophysin 2-copeptin, producing MPRCALPLCVLGLLGLLALSSACYIQNCPRGGKRAVQDPHLRQCLSCGPGAQGRCLGPRICCAEGQGCWLGSPETQVCLEEDLLPSPCQPGGRPCGTREGRCAALGVCCNSESCVVDADCVPGSELPPSSSSSSSSSSSSPGQLLVRLLHLTTRGGSAY from the exons ATGCCACGCTGCGCGCTCCCTCTGTGCGTCCTCGGTCTCCTCGGTCTCCTCGCGCTCTCCTCCGCGTGCTACATCCAGAACTGTCCTCGAGGCGGGAAACGAGCTGTCCAAGACCCGCACCTCAGACAG TGTCTGTCCTGTGGGCCTGGTGCCCAGGGCCGCTGCCTGGGCCCCAGGATCTGCTGTGCTGAGGGGCAGGGCTGTTGGCTGGGCTCCCCTGAGACACAGGTGTGCCTGGAGGAGGACCTGCTGCCCAGCCCCTGCCAGCCGGGAGGGAGACCCTGTGGCACCCGGGAGGGGCGCTGTGCTGCCCTGGGAGTCTGCTGCAACTCAG AGAGCTGTGTAGTGGATGCAGACTGCGTGCCAGGGAGTgaacttcccccctcctcctcctcttcctcctcctcctcctcctcctcaccaggaCAGCTGCTTGTGCGCCTACTGCATCTCACCACCAGGGGGGGCAGTGCATACTGA
- the slc35d2 gene encoding UDP-N-acetylglucosamine/UDP-glucose/GDP-mannose transporter isoform X3: MSLKTTLEPEHSGILKFVSAVFYAGSSFLITVVNKTILTNFRFPSYLFLGIGQMLTTIVILYAAKKNNIVNLQDFDRSIFIKIFPLPLLYVGNHITGLASTKKLSLPMFTVLRKFTILMTMVMEASVLRKSFPRSLVLSVVTIVLGALVAASSDLAFDVEAYTFILLNDAFTAASGVYTKKKLGTEGLGKYGVLFYNAVLIVIPTLLVSAFTGDLEKAISFDDWLRASFVSCFLLSCFMGFVLMYSIVLCSHYNSALTTTVVGAIKGTLEPPV; encoded by the exons ATGTCTCTCAAGACAACTCTCGAACCGGAACACTCCGGGATTTTGAAGTTTGTATCTGCAGTGTTCTACGCCGGCAGTTCGTTTCTTATCACTGTTGTGAACAAAACTATTCTTACAAATTTCAG GTTTCCTTCCTACCTGTTCCTGGGGATTGGCCAG ATGCTCACCACCATAGTCATCCTGTATGCTGCCAAAAAGAACAACATTGTTAATTTACAAGATTTTGACAGAAGTATTTTCATCAAA attttccctcttcctctgctatATGTTGGAAATCACATCACAGGGCTGGCGAGCACCAAGAAACTCAG TTTACCCATGTTCACCGTGCTCAGGAAATTCACCATATTGATGACGATGGTCATGGAGGCGAGTGTGCTGAG GAAAAGCTTTCCTAGAAGCCTCGTTCTCAGCGTGGTGACCATCGTGCTTGGAGCGCTGGTGGCAGccag CTCTGACCTGGCATTTGATGTGGAAGCCTACACCTTCATCCTCCTGAACGATGCCTTCACGGCTGCCAGCGGCGTGTACACCAAGAAGAAGCTGGGCACCGAG GGTCTTGGGAAATATGGCGTCCTGTTTTACAACGCGGTCCTCATCGTCATCCCCACTCTTTTGGTTAGCGCCTTTACAGGGGACCTTGAGAAG GCCATATCATTTGACGACTGGCTGAGAGCTTCATTTGTCTCCTGCTTCTTGTTGTCTTGTTTTATGGG GTTTGTGCTGATGTACTCTATTGTGCTCTGCAGCCACTACAACTCAGCACTGACCACCACAGTAGTGGGAGCAATCAaa GGAACTCTGGAGCCGCCTGTTTAG
- the ubox5 gene encoding RING finger protein 37 isoform X1: MVVNLCLPHFQTTIQCNKLCADSYDVTNLLSADPAVRRRGFKLEYFLRPPMQVTLQFSLQVEVSRVDVQLWPWAMDRGQACKRLEISTSSSLPPPHPPPHPGCPQQGPASGLRGGRHRGQEGRKGPWFKGHHWGCEGQDQGQHQTDRDSAQADFKLVGRCDLRDDPPVCFSHPLSRPRPPFPSPAPPPPAGCRREQLWSSASLGAVRQLRVTVAFGGAASALGLKALAVWGLPARCCPPLEVERLHRAHTASLGPPPAGPGYSTPHTSSTSPPATATPPASLPDVPEEFLDPLTQEVMLLPMLLPSGASVDLSTLEEYKRREATWGRAPNDPFTAVPFTPDAGPLPNPLLKSRIDRFLLQPGSGVSGGSGVREGVLGRQEDRGTPHTSRLVAVRGGERGEEEEEEINSQPCNGNASSSIQGALSGDRNTRRQEPPSAGTRAARRENGHPDRPDLHALGPGEGGHTQARGPDLGLGKKQSLGGDPGPAGPDSEEPSSKRARTDGEAGPGWSSHEQRLCSSLDQALLSALRGRPSFTSPASHTTTTPGEHRCAVCSCSLSAYSCTPAYRLPCTHLLCRPCLHRKSGPPSSSVVSEIPKHFLCPVCQSSAPSCDITRVHH, encoded by the exons ATGGTGGTCAATCTGTGCCTGCCTCATTTTCAAACCACCATACAGTGCAACAAG CTGTGTGCGGACAGCTATGATGTCACCAACCTCCTGTCAGCTGACCCGGCCGTGCGGAGGCGAGGCTTCAAGCTGGAATACTTCCTGCGTCCACCAATGCAG GTGACGCTGCAGTTCAGCCTGCAGGTGGAGGTGAGCAGGGTGGATGTGCAGCTGTGGCCCTGGGCCATGGACCGAGGACAGGCCTGCAAGAGGCTGGAGATCAGCACCAGCTCCAGCCTCCCACCGCCCCACCCACCGCCCCACCCAGGCTGCCCCCAGCAGGGCCCTGCGTCTGGGCTCAGGGGGGGACGGCACCGGGGCCAGGAGGGCCGGAAGGGTCCTTGGTTCAAGGGTCATCACTGGGGCTGCGAGGGGCAGGACCAGGGCCAGCACCAGACCGACAGAGACAGCGCCCAGGCCGACTTCAAGCTGGTGGGCCGCTGTGATCTGAGGGACGACCCCCCTGTCTGcttctcccaccccctctcccggccacgcccccccttcccctcgccggccccgcccccccctgccGGCTGCCGGCGGGAgcagctgtggagctccgcctCTCTGGGCGCGGTCAGGCAGCTGCGTGTCACTGTGGCGTTTGGGGGCGCTGCCTCGGCGCTGGGGCTGAAGGCTCTGGCCGTGTGGGGGCTCCCTGCTCGCTGCTGCCCCCcgctggaggtggagaggctgCACAGGGCCCACACAGCCAGCCTGGGACCACCTCCAGCTGGGCCTGGATACTCCACCCCTCACACGTCCTCTACCTCACCTCCAGCTACAGCAACACCTCCAGCTAG CCTCCCAGACGTTCCAGAGGAGTTCCTTGACCCCCTGACCCAGGAAGTGATGTTGCTGCCCATGCTGCTGCCGAGCGGAGCGTCAGTCGACCTCTCCACCTTGGAGGAGTACAAGCGCAGGGAGGCCACCTGGGGTCGTGCCCCCAATGACCCCTTCACGGCCGTGCCCTTCACCCCGGACGCAGgccccctccccaacccactCCTGAAGAGCCGCATCGACCGCTTCCTGCTTCAaccggggtcaggggtcagtggggggtcaggggtcagggagggagtgttggggagacaggaggataGGGGGACACCCCACACCTCGAGACTGGtagctgtgagggggggggagaggggggaggaggaagaggaggagatcaaCTCTCAGCCCTGCAATGGTAATGCATCCTCCAGTATCCAGGGGGCACTGAGTGGGGACAGGAACACCAGGAGACAGGAGCCCCCTTCTGCTGGAACCAGAGCTGCCAGGAGGGAGAATGGGCATCCCGACAGACCAGACCTCCACGCCCTagggcctggggagggaggccACACCCAGGCTCGGGGTCCTGATCTGGGGCTGGGGAAGAAACAATCCCTGGGTGGTGACCCTGGCCCAGCTGGTCCGGACTCAGAAGAGCCCAGCTCCAAGCGAGCCAGAACAGATGGGGAGGCTG gtcctGGTTGGAGCTCCCATGAGCAGCGTCTGTGTTCCAGCCTGGACCAGGCGCTCCTCTCAGCTCTGAGAGGCCGGCCGTCCTTCACCTCCCCCGCCTCCCACACCACCACAACCCCag GTGAACACAGGTGTGCGGTGTGTTCCTGCTCCCTGTCTGCCTATTCCTGCACCCCCGCCTACCGGCTGCCCTGCACCCACCTGCTCTGCCGTCCCTGCCTGCACAGGAAGTCCGGCCCACCAAGCTCGTCGGTTGTCTCGGAAATACCAAAGCACTTCCTATGTCCCGTCTGCCAAAGCTCCGCTCCCTCCTGTGACATCACACGTGTTCATCACTGA
- the slc35d2 gene encoding UDP-N-acetylglucosamine/UDP-glucose/GDP-mannose transporter isoform X2 produces the protein MSLKTTLEPEHSGILKFVSAVFYAGSSFLITVVNKTILTNFRFPSYLFLGIGQMLTTIVILYAAKKNNIVNLQDFDRSIFIKIFPLPLLYVGNHITGLASTKKLSLPMFTVLRKFTILMTMVMEASVLSSDLAFDVEAYTFILLNDAFTAASGVYTKKKLGTEGLGKYGVLFYNAVLIVIPTLLVSAFTGDLEKAISFDDWLRASFVSCFLLSCFMGFVLMYSIVLCSHYNSALTTTVVGAIKNIAVAYIGMFVGGDYLFSWTNFLGLNICMSGGLVYAYLTFHPPSSHRAATNQLQPINVLVTQPSTDRLPIR, from the exons ATGTCTCTCAAGACAACTCTCGAACCGGAACACTCCGGGATTTTGAAGTTTGTATCTGCAGTGTTCTACGCCGGCAGTTCGTTTCTTATCACTGTTGTGAACAAAACTATTCTTACAAATTTCAG GTTTCCTTCCTACCTGTTCCTGGGGATTGGCCAG ATGCTCACCACCATAGTCATCCTGTATGCTGCCAAAAAGAACAACATTGTTAATTTACAAGATTTTGACAGAAGTATTTTCATCAAA attttccctcttcctctgctatATGTTGGAAATCACATCACAGGGCTGGCGAGCACCAAGAAACTCAG TTTACCCATGTTCACCGTGCTCAGGAAATTCACCATATTGATGACGATGGTCATGGAGGCGAGTGTGCTGAG CTCTGACCTGGCATTTGATGTGGAAGCCTACACCTTCATCCTCCTGAACGATGCCTTCACGGCTGCCAGCGGCGTGTACACCAAGAAGAAGCTGGGCACCGAG GGTCTTGGGAAATATGGCGTCCTGTTTTACAACGCGGTCCTCATCGTCATCCCCACTCTTTTGGTTAGCGCCTTTACAGGGGACCTTGAGAAG GCCATATCATTTGACGACTGGCTGAGAGCTTCATTTGTCTCCTGCTTCTTGTTGTCTTGTTTTATGGG GTTTGTGCTGATGTACTCTATTGTGCTCTGCAGCCACTACAACTCAGCACTGACCACCACAGTAGTGGGAGCAATCAaa AACATAGCTGTGGCCTACATCGGCATGTTCGTAGGCGGAGACTACCTGTTCTCCTGGACTAACTTCCTGGGTCTGAACATCTG CATGTCTGGTGGGCTGGTCTACGCCTACCTGACCTTTCACCCTCCCAGCAGCCACCGCGCCGCCACCAACCAACTTCAGCCAATCAACGTCCTCGTCACACAACCTTCTACAGACCGTCTGCCTATCAGATGA
- the slc35d2 gene encoding UDP-N-acetylglucosamine/UDP-glucose/GDP-mannose transporter isoform X1 — protein MSLKTTLEPEHSGILKFVSAVFYAGSSFLITVVNKTILTNFRFPSYLFLGIGQMLTTIVILYAAKKNNIVNLQDFDRSIFIKIFPLPLLYVGNHITGLASTKKLSLPMFTVLRKFTILMTMVMEASVLRKSFPRSLVLSVVTIVLGALVAASSDLAFDVEAYTFILLNDAFTAASGVYTKKKLGTEGLGKYGVLFYNAVLIVIPTLLVSAFTGDLEKAISFDDWLRASFVSCFLLSCFMGFVLMYSIVLCSHYNSALTTTVVGAIKNIAVAYIGMFVGGDYLFSWTNFLGLNICMSGGLVYAYLTFHPPSSHRAATNQLQPINVLVTQPSTDRLPIR, from the exons ATGTCTCTCAAGACAACTCTCGAACCGGAACACTCCGGGATTTTGAAGTTTGTATCTGCAGTGTTCTACGCCGGCAGTTCGTTTCTTATCACTGTTGTGAACAAAACTATTCTTACAAATTTCAG GTTTCCTTCCTACCTGTTCCTGGGGATTGGCCAG ATGCTCACCACCATAGTCATCCTGTATGCTGCCAAAAAGAACAACATTGTTAATTTACAAGATTTTGACAGAAGTATTTTCATCAAA attttccctcttcctctgctatATGTTGGAAATCACATCACAGGGCTGGCGAGCACCAAGAAACTCAG TTTACCCATGTTCACCGTGCTCAGGAAATTCACCATATTGATGACGATGGTCATGGAGGCGAGTGTGCTGAG GAAAAGCTTTCCTAGAAGCCTCGTTCTCAGCGTGGTGACCATCGTGCTTGGAGCGCTGGTGGCAGccag CTCTGACCTGGCATTTGATGTGGAAGCCTACACCTTCATCCTCCTGAACGATGCCTTCACGGCTGCCAGCGGCGTGTACACCAAGAAGAAGCTGGGCACCGAG GGTCTTGGGAAATATGGCGTCCTGTTTTACAACGCGGTCCTCATCGTCATCCCCACTCTTTTGGTTAGCGCCTTTACAGGGGACCTTGAGAAG GCCATATCATTTGACGACTGGCTGAGAGCTTCATTTGTCTCCTGCTTCTTGTTGTCTTGTTTTATGGG GTTTGTGCTGATGTACTCTATTGTGCTCTGCAGCCACTACAACTCAGCACTGACCACCACAGTAGTGGGAGCAATCAaa AACATAGCTGTGGCCTACATCGGCATGTTCGTAGGCGGAGACTACCTGTTCTCCTGGACTAACTTCCTGGGTCTGAACATCTG CATGTCTGGTGGGCTGGTCTACGCCTACCTGACCTTTCACCCTCCCAGCAGCCACCGCGCCGCCACCAACCAACTTCAGCCAATCAACGTCCTCGTCACACAACCTTCTACAGACCGTCTGCCTATCAGATGA
- the ubox5 gene encoding RING finger protein 37 isoform X2, with protein sequence MQVTLQFSLQVEVSRVDVQLWPWAMDRGQACKRLEISTSSSLPPPHPPPHPGCPQQGPASGLRGGRHRGQEGRKGPWFKGHHWGCEGQDQGQHQTDRDSAQADFKLVGRCDLRDDPPVCFSHPLSRPRPPFPSPAPPPPAGCRREQLWSSASLGAVRQLRVTVAFGGAASALGLKALAVWGLPARCCPPLEVERLHRAHTASLGPPPAGPGYSTPHTSSTSPPATATPPASLPDVPEEFLDPLTQEVMLLPMLLPSGASVDLSTLEEYKRREATWGRAPNDPFTAVPFTPDAGPLPNPLLKSRIDRFLLQPGSGVSGGSGVREGVLGRQEDRGTPHTSRLVAVRGGERGEEEEEEINSQPCNGNASSSIQGALSGDRNTRRQEPPSAGTRAARRENGHPDRPDLHALGPGEGGHTQARGPDLGLGKKQSLGGDPGPAGPDSEEPSSKRARTDGEAGPGWSSHEQRLCSSLDQALLSALRGRPSFTSPASHTTTTPGEHRCAVCSCSLSAYSCTPAYRLPCTHLLCRPCLHRKSGPPSSSVVSEIPKHFLCPVCQSSAPSCDITRVHH encoded by the exons ATGCAG GTGACGCTGCAGTTCAGCCTGCAGGTGGAGGTGAGCAGGGTGGATGTGCAGCTGTGGCCCTGGGCCATGGACCGAGGACAGGCCTGCAAGAGGCTGGAGATCAGCACCAGCTCCAGCCTCCCACCGCCCCACCCACCGCCCCACCCAGGCTGCCCCCAGCAGGGCCCTGCGTCTGGGCTCAGGGGGGGACGGCACCGGGGCCAGGAGGGCCGGAAGGGTCCTTGGTTCAAGGGTCATCACTGGGGCTGCGAGGGGCAGGACCAGGGCCAGCACCAGACCGACAGAGACAGCGCCCAGGCCGACTTCAAGCTGGTGGGCCGCTGTGATCTGAGGGACGACCCCCCTGTCTGcttctcccaccccctctcccggccacgcccccccttcccctcgccggccccgcccccccctgccGGCTGCCGGCGGGAgcagctgtggagctccgcctCTCTGGGCGCGGTCAGGCAGCTGCGTGTCACTGTGGCGTTTGGGGGCGCTGCCTCGGCGCTGGGGCTGAAGGCTCTGGCCGTGTGGGGGCTCCCTGCTCGCTGCTGCCCCCcgctggaggtggagaggctgCACAGGGCCCACACAGCCAGCCTGGGACCACCTCCAGCTGGGCCTGGATACTCCACCCCTCACACGTCCTCTACCTCACCTCCAGCTACAGCAACACCTCCAGCTAG CCTCCCAGACGTTCCAGAGGAGTTCCTTGACCCCCTGACCCAGGAAGTGATGTTGCTGCCCATGCTGCTGCCGAGCGGAGCGTCAGTCGACCTCTCCACCTTGGAGGAGTACAAGCGCAGGGAGGCCACCTGGGGTCGTGCCCCCAATGACCCCTTCACGGCCGTGCCCTTCACCCCGGACGCAGgccccctccccaacccactCCTGAAGAGCCGCATCGACCGCTTCCTGCTTCAaccggggtcaggggtcagtggggggtcaggggtcagggagggagtgttggggagacaggaggataGGGGGACACCCCACACCTCGAGACTGGtagctgtgagggggggggagaggggggaggaggaagaggaggagatcaaCTCTCAGCCCTGCAATGGTAATGCATCCTCCAGTATCCAGGGGGCACTGAGTGGGGACAGGAACACCAGGAGACAGGAGCCCCCTTCTGCTGGAACCAGAGCTGCCAGGAGGGAGAATGGGCATCCCGACAGACCAGACCTCCACGCCCTagggcctggggagggaggccACACCCAGGCTCGGGGTCCTGATCTGGGGCTGGGGAAGAAACAATCCCTGGGTGGTGACCCTGGCCCAGCTGGTCCGGACTCAGAAGAGCCCAGCTCCAAGCGAGCCAGAACAGATGGGGAGGCTG gtcctGGTTGGAGCTCCCATGAGCAGCGTCTGTGTTCCAGCCTGGACCAGGCGCTCCTCTCAGCTCTGAGAGGCCGGCCGTCCTTCACCTCCCCCGCCTCCCACACCACCACAACCCCag GTGAACACAGGTGTGCGGTGTGTTCCTGCTCCCTGTCTGCCTATTCCTGCACCCCCGCCTACCGGCTGCCCTGCACCCACCTGCTCTGCCGTCCCTGCCTGCACAGGAAGTCCGGCCCACCAAGCTCGTCGGTTGTCTCGGAAATACCAAAGCACTTCCTATGTCCCGTCTGCCAAAGCTCCGCTCCCTCCTGTGACATCACACGTGTTCATCACTGA
- the ccl27a gene encoding C-C motif chemokine 27a — translation MELKRVLLGLSLCALLIPTQAAIPKCCVTVSKNISNKMLKRVKHTAQQDDGICQIKALILYLDGKKVCAPLSVWKRLVDVRKKRKPRKQKKRRN, via the exons ATGGAGCTGAAGAGAGTGCTGCTGGGGCTCAGCCTGTGTGCTCTGCTCATCCCTACACAGG CTGCCATCCCTAAATGTTGTGTGACTGTCTCCAAGAACATTTCTAACAAGATGCTGAAGAGAGTGAAGCATACGGCACAACAGGATGATGGAATCTGCCAGATCAAGGCTCTGAT CTTGTACCTGGACGGTAAGAAGGTCTGCGCTCCGCTGAGTGTGTGGAAGAGGCTGGTGGACGTCAGGAAGAAACGGAAGCCTCGCAAACAAAAAAAGAGGAGGAACTAG